A single window of Caldicellulosiruptor bescii DSM 6725 DNA harbors:
- a CDS encoding proline--tRNA ligase: MKVSELFMPTLKETPSDAEIESHKLMLRSGFMRQLSSGIYVYLPLGYRVLRKIENIVREEMDRSGAQEVHMSALMPKELWEESGRWAVFGPEMFRIKDRNEREYCLGPTHEEAFTYIVRNEISSYRDLPKILYQIQTKFRDERRPRFGVMRCREFTMKDAYSFDIDENGLDISYQKMYDAYVRIFKRCGLDVKIVEADTGAMGGASSHEFMVPSSVGEAEIAYCKACGYAANLEKAECLDEPVENKEEPKEKQEVYTPNVRTIEELVSFLGIDSTRFVKTMIYKADDKFVAVLVRGDREVNETKLKNLLKATDLELASAEDVEKITGAKVGFAGPIGLSIDVYADNEVKYLKNFVVGANKTDYHIKNVNLSDFKVTKFTDLRNITQDDLCPKCRSQKVTIERGIEVGHIFKLGTKYTQAFNCVYTDEKGEKKLMIMGCYGIGINRTAAAIIEQMHDEDGIIWPITVAPYEVIIVPVNVKDENQKKIAFEIYENLQRNGVEVLIDDRDERAGVKFKDADLIGIPFRVTVGKKISEGKLEIRNRRTKESFEVEIEKAIEVVINLIREEKAKYQI; encoded by the coding sequence ATGAAAGTTTCAGAGCTTTTTATGCCAACTTTGAAAGAGACACCTTCAGATGCAGAGATAGAATCACACAAGCTTATGCTAAGGTCTGGTTTTATGAGACAGCTTTCCTCTGGCATTTATGTTTATCTTCCACTTGGTTACAGAGTTTTAAGAAAGATAGAAAACATTGTAAGAGAAGAGATGGATAGAAGCGGTGCACAAGAGGTTCATATGTCTGCACTTATGCCAAAAGAACTTTGGGAAGAGTCGGGTAGGTGGGCTGTATTTGGCCCTGAAATGTTTAGGATAAAAGATAGAAACGAAAGGGAATACTGTTTGGGTCCCACTCACGAAGAAGCATTTACTTATATAGTCAGAAACGAGATTTCATCTTACAGGGACCTTCCTAAAATTTTGTATCAAATCCAAACAAAGTTTCGTGATGAGAGAAGACCGCGGTTTGGTGTTATGCGTTGCAGAGAGTTTACAATGAAGGATGCTTATTCTTTTGACATTGATGAGAACGGCTTGGACATATCATACCAAAAGATGTATGATGCATATGTGAGGATATTCAAAAGATGCGGGCTTGATGTAAAGATTGTCGAGGCAGACACAGGTGCAATGGGCGGGGCAAGCTCACACGAGTTTATGGTTCCATCATCTGTTGGTGAGGCAGAGATTGCATATTGTAAAGCTTGCGGATATGCTGCAAACTTGGAAAAGGCAGAGTGTTTGGATGAGCCTGTTGAAAACAAAGAGGAGCCAAAAGAAAAACAGGAAGTCTACACTCCAAATGTGAGAACAATTGAGGAGCTTGTGAGTTTTCTTGGCATCGACAGCACAAGGTTTGTAAAAACAATGATTTACAAGGCAGATGACAAGTTTGTTGCAGTGCTGGTAAGGGGAGATAGAGAGGTAAATGAGACAAAGCTAAAAAATCTTTTAAAAGCTACAGACCTTGAACTTGCATCGGCAGAGGATGTAGAGAAAATTACAGGTGCAAAAGTAGGATTTGCCGGTCCAATTGGTCTTTCGATAGATGTGTACGCAGACAATGAAGTAAAATATCTCAAAAACTTTGTGGTGGGTGCAAATAAGACAGATTATCATATAAAGAATGTTAATCTTTCAGATTTTAAAGTAACAAAGTTTACAGACCTCAGGAATATAACCCAAGACGACCTTTGTCCAAAATGTCGCTCTCAGAAGGTGACAATTGAAAGAGGAATTGAGGTTGGACATATATTTAAGCTTGGCACTAAATATACACAGGCATTTAACTGCGTGTACACAGATGAAAAAGGCGAAAAGAAGCTCATGATAATGGGATGTTATGGTATTGGTATCAACAGGACAGCTGCAGCTATCATTGAACAGATGCACGATGAAGATGGTATAATTTGGCCAATTACAGTTGCACCGTATGAGGTAATTATTGTGCCTGTAAATGTAAAAGATGAAAATCAGAAAAAGATTGCATTTGAGATTTATGAAAACCTTCAGAGAAATGGAGTTGAGGTTTTGATTGATGACAGAGATGAAAGAGCAGGTGTTAAGTTCAAGGATGCAGATTTGATAGGAATTCCGTTTAGAGTTACTGTTGGAAAGAAAATATCAGAGGGAAAACTTGAGATTAGAAATAGAAGAACAAAGGAATCTTTTGAAGTTGAAATTGAGAAAGCAATAGAGGTTGTAATTAATCTAATCAGGGAAGAAAAAGCAAAATACCAAATATAA
- a CDS encoding cyclase family protein, protein MRIIDVSIPISNNMVYFPDDPKPQISRVYSIERGDVANVSKLILSSHTGTHIDAPSHFIKDGKTVDQIPLEYLIGEVKVFEVHEDNKITREFLESKNIEYGDRIFFKTKNSLYLKRSSEFYEKYVYLTLEAAEFLIEREVKVVGIDYLSIEEFASNDFAVHKSLLSNGVVVIEGLDLSQVCEGKYRYAALPLKLKDCDGAPARVVLIDF, encoded by the coding sequence TTGAGGATTATAGATGTTAGTATTCCAATTTCAAATAATATGGTTTATTTTCCCGATGATCCAAAACCGCAGATATCAAGGGTTTATAGTATTGAAAGAGGAGATGTGGCAAACGTAAGCAAGTTAATACTTTCATCCCACACAGGGACGCACATTGACGCACCATCTCATTTTATAAAGGATGGTAAAACAGTTGACCAGATTCCTTTGGAATACCTGATTGGAGAAGTCAAGGTTTTCGAGGTACATGAAGATAATAAGATAACCAGAGAGTTTCTTGAAAGCAAGAATATAGAGTATGGTGATAGGATATTTTTCAAGACCAAAAATTCTCTGTATCTTAAAAGGAGTTCAGAGTTCTATGAAAAGTATGTTTATTTGACTTTGGAAGCAGCCGAGTTTCTCATAGAAAGAGAGGTTAAAGTTGTAGGAATAGATTATCTTTCAATAGAAGAATTTGCTTCAAATGATTTTGCTGTACACAAGAGTCTGCTGTCAAATGGTGTAGTGGTTATTGAAGGATTGGATCTTTCACAGGTGTGTGAAGGGAAATACAGGTATGCAGCACTGCCACTAAAACTAAAAGACTGCGACGGTGCACCTGCAAGGGTGGTGTTGATTGATTTTTAA
- a CDS encoding methyl-accepting chemotaxis protein translates to MELSKLQTPRNPLKAGAQPAASNQIQDVSQSQSYSTSIFDSTKRKERRDELKKNTIIERLAAASAETQAAVAQATRNVNELQVAVQEIAASAQEASKAANESLKAIQEIEKVAKVSDEKAVELSNSIANLQTLIQSISDEIEEVIRGIEISAQSSVESAENVLQLERQANEIKNTAQAVMEVADQTNLLALNAAIEAARAGKHGRGFAVVADEVRSLAEITNKAAIEIQNIIEDIQKDVNVVAQDIRSVGTLVRGEAEKAKGVTEDLKKIEDAINTIVEAMKEIRVLSRNMMNASSEVRGGSQQIAAAAEETAAATEESNASLIEQTKALNEINNAITMLAEMADELKSTTVTQKNAEELAAASSELAAMVEESHKASYQISSALEQIMQASEEQAAACEESQRATENLKNMQKDIVDRLENVTKLSKELQEILEKNRKDVEGLIEGVSQSVEKNKQSLESVRVLEKRIRNIEKIIDTISNVTTKVDLLSLNGSIEAARSGKYGKGFAVVAGDIKQLAQQSSEAIGNIKEMVRNIGDQVRIVYEDVENAVKTSTQENEKAQKITISLERVRIATEKVLAEGGQLLKMAQDAEAALTQIAAGTMQIARGAEEASQAAQSAATQAQEQLKAISQIAQAAQELANLAEELKNI, encoded by the coding sequence ATGGAACTTTCAAAATTACAGACACCGAGAAATCCTTTGAAAGCAGGCGCTCAACCTGCTGCATCAAACCAAATTCAAGATGTTTCTCAGAGCCAATCTTACAGTACCAGTATTTTTGACTCAACTAAGAGAAAAGAAAGAAGAGATGAGCTGAAGAAAAACACAATAATCGAGAGGCTGGCTGCAGCATCAGCTGAAACTCAGGCGGCTGTAGCCCAGGCAACACGTAATGTAAATGAGCTTCAGGTTGCAGTGCAAGAGATTGCAGCATCGGCTCAGGAAGCATCAAAAGCTGCTAATGAATCTTTAAAAGCTATTCAGGAGATTGAAAAGGTTGCAAAGGTTTCAGATGAAAAAGCAGTTGAACTTTCAAACTCTATTGCAAACCTTCAGACGCTTATTCAGAGTATTTCAGATGAGATAGAAGAAGTCATAAGAGGAATTGAAATATCTGCTCAAAGTTCTGTTGAGTCTGCAGAGAATGTTTTGCAACTTGAAAGACAGGCAAATGAAATTAAAAATACTGCCCAAGCTGTAATGGAGGTTGCTGACCAGACAAATTTGCTTGCACTCAATGCTGCGATTGAGGCTGCAAGGGCAGGAAAACATGGTCGTGGGTTTGCAGTTGTGGCAGATGAGGTAAGAAGCTTAGCAGAGATAACAAATAAAGCTGCTATAGAGATTCAAAACATCATAGAGGATATTCAAAAAGATGTAAATGTTGTAGCTCAAGACATAAGAAGCGTCGGAACACTTGTCAGAGGAGAAGCTGAAAAGGCAAAAGGTGTTACAGAGGATTTGAAGAAAATAGAGGATGCTATAAATACAATTGTCGAAGCCATGAAGGAAATAAGGGTTTTGTCAAGGAACATGATGAATGCATCAAGCGAGGTCAGGGGCGGAAGCCAGCAGATTGCAGCAGCTGCTGAGGAAACTGCAGCTGCAACTGAAGAGTCAAATGCATCGTTAATTGAACAGACAAAAGCATTGAACGAGATTAACAATGCAATAACTATGCTTGCTGAAATGGCAGATGAGTTAAAATCTACAACTGTAACTCAGAAAAATGCAGAAGAACTTGCTGCAGCGTCTTCTGAGCTTGCTGCTATGGTAGAAGAGTCACACAAGGCAAGTTATCAGATTTCTTCAGCGCTTGAACAAATAATGCAAGCTTCTGAAGAACAAGCAGCTGCATGTGAAGAATCCCAAAGGGCAACAGAGAATCTTAAAAACATGCAAAAAGACATAGTTGATAGATTAGAAAATGTTACAAAGTTGTCAAAAGAGCTTCAAGAAATTTTAGAAAAGAACAGGAAAGACGTAGAAGGATTGATTGAGGGTGTTTCCCAATCGGTTGAAAAGAACAAACAGTCATTGGAAAGTGTGAGAGTACTTGAGAAAAGAATTAGAAACATTGAAAAGATAATTGATACAATCTCAAATGTTACAACAAAAGTAGACTTGCTGTCACTCAATGGTTCAATTGAAGCGGCCCGTTCCGGCAAGTATGGAAAGGGATTTGCAGTTGTTGCAGGAGATATAAAGCAGCTTGCTCAGCAGTCAAGTGAAGCTATTGGAAATATCAAAGAAATGGTGAGAAATATTGGCGACCAAGTAAGAATTGTGTATGAGGATGTAGAAAATGCAGTAAAGACATCTACACAGGAAAACGAAAAAGCACAAAAAATTACCATTTCGCTTGAGAGAGTGAGGATTGCAACTGAAAAAGTTTTAGCTGAAGGCGGGCAGCTACTTAAGATGGCACAGGATGCAGAAGCAGCTTTAACCCAGATTGCAGCAGGAACCATGCAGATAGCAAGAGGAGCAGAAGAAGCATCACAAGCAGCTCAAAGTGCAGCAACCCAGGCACAAGAACAGCTAAAAGCAATATCTCAGATTGCTCAGGCAGCTCAGGAACTTGCTAATCTTGCTGAAGAGCTTAAAAATATTTAA
- a CDS encoding chemotaxis protein CheW yields MIEEERKKLLKADIAEDFEEEDELTDEKQLVIFKLGDEEYGVDIMQVKEIIRTTNITKIPQVPSFVEGIISLRGEILPIIDMRKKFGLPETERTRQTRILVINLDNMTIGGIVDEVTEVLRLPNDAITPPPPVIRGINTEYLQGVGQINGRIIILLDMSKILTSNEVIQIEELKEELLNTNTQ; encoded by the coding sequence ATGATTGAAGAAGAAAGAAAAAAATTGTTAAAAGCAGATATAGCTGAAGATTTTGAAGAAGAAGATGAACTCACTGATGAAAAGCAGCTTGTCATTTTCAAACTTGGGGATGAAGAGTACGGTGTTGATATAATGCAGGTCAAAGAGATTATCAGAACAACCAACATTACCAAAATACCACAAGTACCATCTTTTGTTGAAGGGATAATAAGTCTGCGGGGAGAAATACTGCCTATAATTGATATGCGAAAAAAATTTGGACTTCCAGAGACAGAAAGAACAAGACAAACAAGAATCCTTGTCATAAACCTTGACAATATGACAATAGGCGGAATTGTTGATGAAGTTACGGAGGTTTTAAGACTTCCAAATGATGCTATAACACCCCCACCACCTGTTATAAGGGGAATCAACACTGAGTACTTACAAGGTGTTGGTCAAATTAATGGTAGGATAATAATTCTTCTTGACATGTCAAAGATATTAACATCAAATGAGGTAATTCAAATTGAGGAGTTAAAAGAGGAACTTTTGAACACAAATACACAATAA
- a CDS encoding protein-glutamate methylesterase/protein-glutamine glutaminase, producing MVRVLVAEDSPLMRRVLIKILQKSPFIKVIDYATNGQEAIEKVASLRPDVVTMDVEMPVLNGLEALKAIMQTCPTPVLMISTLTQKGAEVTLKALSLGAVDFIPKPSAYSSELESIENEIIKKVLNAAKANVFGKKVGSLNTTKIISVSKKPLVKPNAIFIGVSTGGPKTLGEIIPYIKSDIGVPIFIVQHMPPNFTRQLASTLSERSSHFIKEAEKGEFVKPNTVYIAPGGKQMELIISGGRTVINIVDGPNDLIYKPSVDYVGFSLANHYKDRLVAIMLTGMGNDGAKAFAFIKKLGGFIIAEDQSTAIIFGMPKSVIDQGIADLILPCTSIAGAINSIFS from the coding sequence ATGGTAAGAGTGTTAGTAGCAGAAGATTCCCCTTTGATGAGAAGGGTTTTAATAAAAATACTTCAAAAAAGTCCTTTTATAAAGGTTATAGATTATGCAACAAATGGGCAGGAGGCAATCGAAAAGGTTGCCTCCCTTCGCCCAGACGTTGTCACAATGGATGTTGAAATGCCTGTATTAAACGGTCTTGAGGCTCTGAAAGCAATAATGCAAACATGTCCAACACCTGTTTTGATGATATCAACGCTTACCCAAAAAGGTGCTGAAGTCACACTAAAAGCTTTGAGTCTTGGTGCGGTGGATTTTATTCCAAAGCCTTCTGCCTACTCAAGCGAGCTTGAAAGTATAGAAAATGAAATTATTAAAAAAGTATTAAATGCAGCAAAAGCGAATGTCTTTGGCAAAAAAGTAGGTTCTTTGAACACTACTAAAATTATTTCAGTTTCAAAAAAACCATTAGTAAAGCCAAATGCTATATTTATTGGTGTTTCAACAGGCGGACCAAAAACTCTTGGTGAGATAATACCCTATATTAAAAGTGATATAGGTGTACCAATATTTATTGTTCAGCATATGCCACCAAACTTTACACGACAACTTGCTTCAACCCTTTCAGAAAGAAGTTCGCATTTTATAAAGGAAGCTGAAAAGGGTGAATTTGTAAAACCTAATACAGTCTACATTGCACCAGGTGGCAAGCAAATGGAACTAATAATCTCTGGTGGCAGAACTGTAATAAATATAGTTGATGGTCCAAATGATTTGATATACAAGCCTTCTGTTGATTATGTTGGGTTTTCACTTGCCAATCATTATAAAGACAGACTTGTTGCAATAATGCTGACAGGAATGGGCAATGATGGCGCAAAAGCATTTGCATTTATCAAAAAACTTGGTGGTTTTATAATAGCTGAGGATCAGTCCACTGCTATTATATTTGGAATGCCAAAATCTGTAATTGATCAGGGGATTGCTGATTTGATTTTGCCTTGCACAAGTATTGCAGGGGCTATAAATTCTATATTTTCATGA
- a CDS encoding chemotaxis protein CheA yields MNYEEKKFLMELLDEGKKIYKIEFLLKPEAEFKSPSMAKIYKALKEKYNIFLTIPDVEQEHVSEEVNEYLFFIEGDIEINALRQDVEDICKTEDVVEIFFIQKLIKEDLEVTETEEVDKIVNQSESDQTGTFEDGIKNLKEIDIKRIDSVRIDINKLNNLTNLAGELITCKSQLNQILNAFKETNIKDKTLSNLISNLEKGILRLERISFDIQEGITSLRLLPIKNVLRKLPRIVREVAQKEGKEVELIIKGEETEIDKIILEKITDPLVHLVRNCVNHGIEKPEERIAKGKRPQGRILIEAYAEGENIYVNVEDDGKGIDIDKVKEKALLKGIVTKDEIERMSDDEIIEFIFLPGFSTADKINDVAGRGVGMDVVKKNLSELKGEIKVKTEKDKGTSFLMIIPLTVAIIKTLLVLAGDKLYLLPLEKVVETVKIRKDSIKSITGKMVCSIKGEIVPFFSLQEILGYQKSEDDRSYYFGIIVKYRESKVGIIVDRLMGEYDVVVKPLDQFVGNVKGVVGSTILGDGKVVLLLEPEQLIERVIQMV; encoded by the coding sequence ATGAATTATGAAGAAAAGAAGTTTCTCATGGAACTTTTAGATGAGGGGAAAAAGATATACAAAATAGAGTTTTTATTAAAGCCAGAAGCTGAGTTTAAATCTCCATCTATGGCAAAGATATATAAAGCTCTTAAAGAAAAATACAATATTTTTTTAACAATTCCGGATGTAGAGCAGGAACATGTTAGTGAAGAAGTAAATGAATATCTATTTTTTATTGAAGGCGACATTGAAATAAATGCATTACGGCAGGATGTAGAGGATATCTGTAAAACTGAGGATGTAGTGGAAATTTTCTTTATACAAAAACTAATAAAAGAGGATTTAGAGGTAACAGAAACAGAAGAAGTGGACAAAATTGTAAACCAGTCTGAGAGTGATCAGACGGGGACTTTTGAGGATGGAATTAAGAATCTTAAAGAAATTGATATTAAAAGAATTGATTCAGTGCGAATAGATATAAACAAGCTCAATAATCTTACAAATCTTGCTGGCGAACTTATTACCTGTAAATCTCAATTGAATCAGATATTAAATGCATTCAAAGAAACAAACATAAAAGATAAAACGCTTAGTAACTTAATTTCAAATCTTGAAAAAGGAATTTTACGACTCGAAAGAATATCATTTGATATTCAGGAAGGAATAACAAGTTTGAGGCTTTTGCCTATAAAAAATGTTCTGAGAAAGCTTCCGCGAATTGTTCGAGAGGTTGCTCAAAAAGAAGGGAAAGAGGTTGAACTTATCATAAAAGGTGAAGAAACAGAAATAGACAAGATTATACTTGAAAAGATAACCGACCCACTTGTTCACTTGGTGAGAAATTGTGTAAATCATGGAATTGAAAAGCCTGAAGAAAGAATTGCTAAGGGAAAAAGACCTCAGGGAAGGATTTTGATAGAAGCATATGCAGAAGGTGAGAATATCTACGTAAATGTTGAAGATGATGGCAAAGGTATTGACATTGACAAAGTAAAAGAAAAAGCTCTGCTAAAAGGTATTGTGACAAAGGATGAGATTGAGAGAATGTCAGATGATGAAATAATAGAGTTTATTTTCTTACCAGGTTTTTCTACTGCTGATAAGATTAATGATGTGGCAGGCAGAGGCGTTGGAATGGATGTTGTGAAAAAGAATTTAAGTGAGCTAAAAGGAGAGATAAAGGTTAAAACAGAAAAAGATAAAGGTACAAGCTTTTTGATGATAATTCCTCTCACTGTTGCAATAATAAAGACATTGCTGGTTTTAGCTGGGGATAAATTGTATCTGCTTCCGCTTGAAAAAGTGGTTGAGACAGTAAAGATAAGAAAAGATTCAATAAAGTCTATAACTGGTAAAATGGTATGCAGTATTAAAGGGGAAATAGTACCATTTTTTAGTCTTCAGGAAATACTTGGATATCAGAAAAGTGAAGATGATAGAAGTTACTATTTTGGAATAATAGTAAAATATAGAGAAAGCAAGGTAGGAATAATCGTGGATAGGCTGATGGGCGAATATGATGTGGTTGTAAAGCCTTTAGATCAGTTTGTCGGGAATGTAAAAGGAGTTGTTGGTTCAACAATCTTAGGTGATGGGAAGGTTGTACTTTTGCTTGAACCAGAACAGCTAATTGAAAGAGTTATTCAGATGGTCTAA
- a CDS encoding HEAT repeat domain-containing protein: MNSAMEIIEMLNSDDYLLQKEAIENAPKFKEPEIVDRLIDLFIKTNNKMIEEHITEALKQIGGSYTVEKLLRLLDHEEARVRVFAFEVLSKIGNDNIHAIIKEAENPDKNVRKFVVDILGALKNKEAVDTLLKRLSDDDVNVVQGAIEALGNIGDVEALKKVIEFLPSAHLWVQWTIIESIKKVNNRELISEVLNLPWEIEDIIFDSIFDMVKENGTLENVEDAVNLYLKLSTQLRIKVLDTIYSIYIKSDKQKVEKVLSNTSFFDEIKTILIYGSDTQKFEIFNYMGSIEDKDFVRFIKSRVFDETVILSAIKLYYASNTLEKRELVRVFKYFNKSKLVEYMREIFKGDDNILKLSGLKIMRYNGIKEAADVLPEMIKEGELLPEVLKTVIELNLKELFDRIYEEYFNVKSDDLRLLMLECMVELRPDDAKVVALIKDELANEYLSDVHILKLLQLVRKINDKEPFRLQLEYLADHPNIEISIEAQDLLGG, encoded by the coding sequence ATGAATTCAGCTATGGAAATAATTGAAATGCTAAATTCAGATGACTATCTATTACAAAAAGAAGCTATTGAAAATGCACCAAAGTTTAAGGAACCTGAAATTGTTGATAGATTAATAGATCTTTTTATAAAAACAAACAATAAAATGATTGAGGAGCACATTACAGAAGCTTTAAAACAAATAGGTGGCAGTTATACTGTTGAAAAATTATTGAGGCTTTTAGACCATGAAGAAGCAAGGGTTAGGGTTTTTGCTTTTGAGGTTTTAAGTAAAATAGGTAATGATAATATTCACGCAATAATCAAAGAGGCGGAAAATCCAGATAAAAATGTTAGGAAATTTGTAGTGGATATTTTAGGTGCTCTTAAAAACAAAGAAGCAGTTGATACTTTATTGAAAAGGTTATCAGATGATGATGTAAATGTAGTACAGGGGGCCATTGAGGCACTTGGCAATATTGGGGATGTTGAAGCTCTCAAAAAGGTAATTGAGTTTTTACCTTCTGCTCATCTGTGGGTACAGTGGACAATAATTGAGAGCATAAAAAAAGTGAACAATAGAGAACTAATTTCAGAGGTTTTAAATCTGCCATGGGAGATTGAGGATATCATCTTTGACAGTATTTTTGACATGGTGAAAGAAAATGGTACCCTTGAGAATGTGGAGGATGCAGTAAATCTTTATTTAAAGCTTTCAACACAGCTGAGGATAAAGGTTTTAGATACCATATATTCGATTTATATAAAGTCAGATAAACAAAAAGTTGAAAAAGTTTTATCAAATACAAGCTTTTTTGATGAAATAAAAACCATTTTGATATATGGTTCTGATACACAAAAATTTGAGATTTTTAACTATATGGGTAGCATAGAAGATAAGGATTTTGTAAGGTTTATAAAGAGTAGGGTGTTTGATGAAACAGTTATTCTAAGCGCTATAAAACTCTATTACGCATCGAATACTTTAGAGAAAAGAGAATTAGTTAGAGTGTTTAAATATTTTAATAAGTCAAAACTGGTTGAATATATGAGAGAGATATTCAAAGGTGATGATAATATCTTAAAGCTTAGCGGGTTGAAGATTATGAGATACAATGGTATCAAGGAGGCAGCAGATGTGTTGCCAGAGATGATAAAAGAAGGAGAGCTTTTACCAGAGGTCTTAAAAACTGTGATAGAACTAAACTTGAAGGAGTTATTTGATAGAATTTATGAAGAATATTTCAATGTCAAAAGCGATGACTTAAGACTTTTGATGCTTGAATGTATGGTTGAACTAAGACCTGACGATGCAAAGGTTGTGGCTCTAATTAAAGATGAGCTTGCAAATGAGTATTTATCTGATGTTCATATTCTCAAGCTTTTACAACTTGTAAGAAAAATTAATGATAAAGAACCATTTAGATTACAGTTAGAATATTTGGCTGACCATCCTAATATAGAGATTTCTATTGAAGCTCAGGACCTGCTTGGAGGCTAA
- a CDS encoding CheR family methyltransferase produces the protein MLTEIVLNNQEWYIIRDFIYKITGLYFSDDKKSYIQKRLKIAMDNLAITDFWEYLKRIETDRNALNKLLELITTNETYFFRDIPQLDMFSKDVLPELLNRKASKGDFRLKIWSAGCSTGEEPYTIAIILKERLEYFDDWDIEILGTDISERVLRLAQDAIYLPRSLKDVPEYIKLKYFEYSPVDKMYKLKDEIKKLVTFRYLNLYDESKMRLMRNYDVIFCRNVLIYFDEESRKKVVEYFYDALNPGGYIFLGHSESILRITKAFEIVYFDNNIAFRKPM, from the coding sequence ATGCTAACAGAAATTGTCTTGAATAATCAAGAGTGGTATATTATAAGAGATTTTATATACAAAATTACAGGATTGTACTTTTCCGATGATAAAAAAAGCTATATTCAAAAAAGATTGAAAATAGCAATGGATAATTTAGCGATAACAGATTTTTGGGAGTATTTAAAAAGAATTGAGACTGACAGAAATGCTCTTAACAAATTATTGGAATTGATTACAACAAATGAAACATATTTTTTCAGAGACATTCCGCAACTTGACATGTTTTCGAAAGATGTTTTGCCTGAACTTTTGAATAGAAAAGCAAGCAAAGGTGATTTTAGGTTAAAAATTTGGAGTGCAGGATGTTCAACAGGTGAAGAACCTTACACTATTGCAATAATTTTGAAAGAAAGGCTTGAATATTTTGATGACTGGGACATTGAGATACTTGGAACTGATATTTCAGAAAGGGTTTTAAGGCTTGCGCAAGATGCTATTTACTTGCCACGGTCTTTGAAAGATGTTCCAGAGTATATAAAACTTAAATATTTTGAGTACAGCCCTGTAGATAAAATGTACAAGCTCAAAGATGAGATAAAGAAGCTGGTAACTTTTAGGTACTTGAATCTTTATGATGAGAGTAAGATGAGGCTTATGAGAAATTATGATGTGATATTTTGTAGAAATGTTTTGATTTACTTTGACGAAGAGTCAAGAAAAAAGGTTGTAGAATATTTTTATGATGCATTAAATCCGGGTGGTTATATCTTTTTAGGACATTCAGAGAGTATCCTAAGAATCACAAAAGCTTTTGAAATTGTTTATTTTGACAACAACATAGCTTTCAGAAAACCCATGTAA
- a CDS encoding response regulator: MPKILVVDDSPVVKKIVTTTLVKKGFDVKEAIDGVAALEILLSEKIDLVITDLNMPKMDGLQLTREIRKNPMYKRIPVIMLTTNPSEEQKALEAGANLYLKKPVTSEELISHVQKFLGIEMRS; this comes from the coding sequence ATGCCGAAAATTTTAGTTGTTGATGATTCGCCGGTTGTAAAGAAAATTGTAACAACAACACTTGTGAAAAAAGGGTTTGATGTAAAAGAAGCAATAGACGGTGTTGCTGCATTGGAAATACTTTTAAGCGAGAAGATTGACCTTGTTATTACAGACCTCAATATGCCAAAGATGGACGGTCTGCAGCTTACCAGAGAAATAAGGAAAAACCCGATGTATAAGAGAATACCAGTTATTATGCTAACAACAAATCCATCAGAAGAGCAAAAAGCGTTAGAAGCGGGTGCAAATCTGTACCTGAAAAAACCTGTGACAAGCGAGGAATTGATTTCACATGTTCAAAAATTTTTGGGGATAGAAATGAGAAGTTAA